One region of Vitis vinifera cultivar Pinot Noir 40024 chromosome 1, ASM3070453v1 genomic DNA includes:
- the LOC100266640 gene encoding trihelix transcription factor ASR3, whose protein sequence is MSEPPPTAATTPLNPHHVVSAAATSSLQSREYRKGNWTIQETLILITAKKLDDERRIKASSTPPDPSSGAAKHHCRTGELRWKWVENYCWSHGCLRSQNQCNDKWDNLLRDYKKVREYESRSSAAAASGDEHHPSYWKMEKHERKDRNLPSNMSSEVFQALNEVVHRRYPLRTIAQPSSSSVPSPAPISVRPPSPPPPPTTAPAASETSDSSETECSEKLESNTKRRKVRNIGSSIVRSASVLARTMKSCDEKKERRHREVMELEERRMQIEETRNEDNRKGINGLVSAVNNLSGAIQTLISGRQSQT, encoded by the exons ATGTCCGAACCACCACCCACGGCAGCCACAACGCCCCTCAACCCCCACCACGTCGTCTCCGCCGCCGCCACATCATCCTTACAGAGTCGGGAGTACCGGAAAGGCAACTGGACCATCCAAGAAACACTCATCCTAATCACGGCAAAGAAGCTCGACGACGAAAGAAGAATCAAGGCCAGCTCCACCCCCCCGGATCCCTCATCCGGCGCAGCCAAACACCACTGCCGAACCGGCGAGCTCCGGTGGAAATGGGTTGAGAACTACTGCTGGAGCCACGGCTGCCTCCGCAGCCAGAACCAGTGCAACGACAAGTGGGATAACCTGCTTCGCGACTACAAGAAGGTCCGCGAGTACGAGTCCCGCTCCTCCGCCGCAGCGGCCTCCGGTGACGAGCACCACCCTTCGTACTGGAAAATGGAGAAGCACGAACGAAAGGATCGGAATCTGCCGTCGAACATGTCCTCGGAGGTCTTCCAAGCCCTCAACGAAGTGGTCCACCGGAGATACCCACTGAGAACCATCGCACAGCCGTCTTCATCCTCAGTTCCATCACCGGCTCCGATCTCCGTGCGGCCACCATCCCCACCGCCGCCGCCGACAACAGCGCCGGCGGCTTCAG AAACATCAGACTCGTCCGAGACGGAATGCAGTGAGAAATTGGAATCCAATACGAAACGCAGGAAAGTCCGAAATATCGGGTCGAGCATAGTTCGTAGTGCTTCAGTTTTGGCCCGAACTATGAAATCCTGCGACGAGAAGAAAGAGAGGAGACACCGAGAAGTAATGGAGCTAGAAGAACGAAGAATGCAAATTGAAGAAACCCGAAATGAAGACAACCGGAAAGGAATTAACGGTCTCGTTTCGGCTGTTAACAATCTTTCGGGTGCCATTCAGACTCTAATTTCGGGTCGCCAAAGCCAGACCTAA
- the LOC100247740 gene encoding plant UBX domain-containing protein 7 isoform X4, with the protein MESILSADKQSMVSSFLEIAVGQSADTARQFLQATSWKLEEAIQLFYVGNEGGTMAASSYSPPIENISPLPDQSSSGSRKDIENENVVQDDGDEVRPPLPVIREALYDDAMLVSRGGYPSHEASSLVAFRNFDDEMKRPGIWESEKGATSTAENSRDNLASLYRPPFALMHHGPFEKAKVAAAGQDKWLLVNLQSTTEFSSHMLNRDTWANEAVAQTISTNFIFWQVYDDTSEGKKVCTYYKLDSIPVVLVIDPITGQKMRSWCGMIQPERLLEDLLPFMDGGPKDHHVTLSHKRPRESSLTPPQKIQDETNEEDEEVQLALAASMASMKDPSGLTSKEKDVTTTDKKEEMCSAKKPEYPPLPEEPKGDRNLLCRVGVRLPDGRRIQRNFLRTDPIQLLWSFCYSQLEEVVSRPFHLTQAIPGASQNLDYDRELTFEESGLANSMISVTWE; encoded by the exons ATGGAGAGCATTCTCTCAGCTGACAAGCAAAGCATGGTCTCCTCCTTTCTGGAGATTGCCGTGGGTCAGTCCGCCGACACAGCTAGGCAGTTCTTGCAG GCTACAAGCTGGAAACTAGAGGAAGCTATTCAGCTGTTCTATGTTGGGAATGAAGGTGGAACCATGGCTGCGTCTTCATATTCTCCACCAATTGAAAATATTAGTCCCCTGCCTGATCAAAGTTCAAG TGGATCAAGAAAGgacattgaaaatgaaaatgttgtACAAGATGATGGAGATGAAGTACGGCCTCCATTACCGGTGATAAGGGAGGCTCTTTATGACGATGCTATGTT AGTATCAAGAGGAGGATATCCTTCACATGAAGCAAGTTCTTTAGTTGCATTCCgtaattttgatgatgagatgaAACGCCCAGGGATTTGGGAATCAGAAAAAGGTGCTACATCTACGGCAGAAAATTCTCGAGATAATCTTGCTTCGTTATATCGGCCTCCATTTGCTTTAATGCACCATGGACCTTTTGAAAAG GCAAAAGTTGCTGCTGCAGGTCAGGATAAATGGCTCCTGGTAAACTTGCAATCCACCACAGAATTCAGCTCACATATG CTTAATCGGGATACATGGGCAAATGAAGCTGTGGCGCAAACTATTAGTACAAATTTCATCTTCTGGCAG GTATATGATGATACAAGTGAGGGCAAGAAAGTCTGCACCTACTACAAATTGGATTCTATTCCTGTGGTTCTTGTGATTGACCCCATCACAGGCCAAAAGATGCGCTCATGGTGTGGAATGATTCAACCAGAGCGTTTGCTGGAG GATCTATTACCATTCATGGATGGTGGCCCCAAGGATCATCACGTCACTCTATCTCATAAACGTCCAAGAGAAAGCTCTCTGACTCCTCCCCAGAAAATTCAAG ATGAAACtaatgaagaagatgaggaaGTGCAATTGGCATTGGCAGCCTCTATGGCAAGCATGAAAGACCCTAGTGGATTGACTTCCAAGGAAAAAGATGTAACCACTACTGACAAGAAGGAAGAGATGTGTTCAGCTAAGAAGCCTGAATATCCTCCTCTGCCCGAAGAACCCAAGGGTGATAGGAACCTTCTTTGCAGGGTTGGAGTCCGTCTCCCAGATGGCCGCCGGATCCAGAGAAATTTCTTACGTACTGACCCAATACAG TTGCTTTGGTCGTTCTGCTATTCTCAACTTGAGGAAGTGGTTTCACGGCCGTTCCACTTGACCCAGGCAATACCAGGTGCTTCACAGAATCTGGACTATGATAGAGAATTAACCTTTGAAGAGTCAGGACTTGCAAACTCTATGATCTCGGTTACATGGGAATGA
- the LOC100247740 gene encoding plant UBX domain-containing protein 7 isoform X2: MESILSADKQSMVSSFLEIAVGQSADTARQFLQATSWKLEEAIQLFYVGNEGGTMAASSYSPPIENISPLPDQSSSGSRKDIENENVVQDDGDEVRPPLPVIREALYDDAMLVSRGGYPSHEASSLVAFRNFDDEMKRPGIWESEKGATSTAENSRDNLASLYRPPFALMHHGPFEKAKVAAAGQDKWLLVNLQSTTEFSSHMLNRDTWANEAVAQTISTNFIFWQVYDDTSEGKKVCTYYKLDSIPVVLVIDPITGQKMRSWCGMIQPERLLEDLLPFMDGGPKDHHVTLSHKRPRESSLTPPQKIQVAADETNEEDEEVQLALAASMASMKDPSGLTSKEKDVTTTDKKEEMCSAKKPEYPPLPEEPKGDRNLLCRVGVRLPDGRRIQRNFLRTDPIQLLWSFCYSQLEEVVSRPFHLTQAIPGASQNLDYDRELTFEESGLANSMISVTWE; the protein is encoded by the exons ATGGAGAGCATTCTCTCAGCTGACAAGCAAAGCATGGTCTCCTCCTTTCTGGAGATTGCCGTGGGTCAGTCCGCCGACACAGCTAGGCAGTTCTTGCAG GCTACAAGCTGGAAACTAGAGGAAGCTATTCAGCTGTTCTATGTTGGGAATGAAGGTGGAACCATGGCTGCGTCTTCATATTCTCCACCAATTGAAAATATTAGTCCCCTGCCTGATCAAAGTTCAAG TGGATCAAGAAAGgacattgaaaatgaaaatgttgtACAAGATGATGGAGATGAAGTACGGCCTCCATTACCGGTGATAAGGGAGGCTCTTTATGACGATGCTATGTT AGTATCAAGAGGAGGATATCCTTCACATGAAGCAAGTTCTTTAGTTGCATTCCgtaattttgatgatgagatgaAACGCCCAGGGATTTGGGAATCAGAAAAAGGTGCTACATCTACGGCAGAAAATTCTCGAGATAATCTTGCTTCGTTATATCGGCCTCCATTTGCTTTAATGCACCATGGACCTTTTGAAAAG GCAAAAGTTGCTGCTGCAGGTCAGGATAAATGGCTCCTGGTAAACTTGCAATCCACCACAGAATTCAGCTCACATATG CTTAATCGGGATACATGGGCAAATGAAGCTGTGGCGCAAACTATTAGTACAAATTTCATCTTCTGGCAG GTATATGATGATACAAGTGAGGGCAAGAAAGTCTGCACCTACTACAAATTGGATTCTATTCCTGTGGTTCTTGTGATTGACCCCATCACAGGCCAAAAGATGCGCTCATGGTGTGGAATGATTCAACCAGAGCGTTTGCTGGAG GATCTATTACCATTCATGGATGGTGGCCCCAAGGATCATCACGTCACTCTATCTCATAAACGTCCAAGAGAAAGCTCTCTGACTCCTCCCCAGAAAATTCAAG TGGCTGCAGATGAAACtaatgaagaagatgaggaaGTGCAATTGGCATTGGCAGCCTCTATGGCAAGCATGAAAGACCCTAGTGGATTGACTTCCAAGGAAAAAGATGTAACCACTACTGACAAGAAGGAAGAGATGTGTTCAGCTAAGAAGCCTGAATATCCTCCTCTGCCCGAAGAACCCAAGGGTGATAGGAACCTTCTTTGCAGGGTTGGAGTCCGTCTCCCAGATGGCCGCCGGATCCAGAGAAATTTCTTACGTACTGACCCAATACAG TTGCTTTGGTCGTTCTGCTATTCTCAACTTGAGGAAGTGGTTTCACGGCCGTTCCACTTGACCCAGGCAATACCAGGTGCTTCACAGAATCTGGACTATGATAGAGAATTAACCTTTGAAGAGTCAGGACTTGCAAACTCTATGATCTCGGTTACATGGGAATGA
- the LOC100247740 gene encoding plant UBX domain-containing protein 7 isoform X3 produces the protein MESILSADKQSMVSSFLEIAVGQSADTARQFLQATSWKLEEAIQLFYVGNEGGTMAASSYSPPIENISPLPDQSSSGSRKDIENENVVQDDGDEVRPPLPVIREALYDDAMLYGVSRGGYPSHEASSLVAFRNFDDEMKRPGIWESEKGATSTAENSRDNLASLYRPPFALMHHGPFEKAKVAAAGQDKWLLVNLQSTTEFSSHMLNRDTWANEAVAQTISTNFIFWQVYDDTSEGKKVCTYYKLDSIPVVLVIDPITGQKMRSWCGMIQPERLLEDLLPFMDGGPKDHHVTLSHKRPRESSLTPPQKIQDETNEEDEEVQLALAASMASMKDPSGLTSKEKDVTTTDKKEEMCSAKKPEYPPLPEEPKGDRNLLCRVGVRLPDGRRIQRNFLRTDPIQLLWSFCYSQLEEVVSRPFHLTQAIPGASQNLDYDRELTFEESGLANSMISVTWE, from the exons ATGGAGAGCATTCTCTCAGCTGACAAGCAAAGCATGGTCTCCTCCTTTCTGGAGATTGCCGTGGGTCAGTCCGCCGACACAGCTAGGCAGTTCTTGCAG GCTACAAGCTGGAAACTAGAGGAAGCTATTCAGCTGTTCTATGTTGGGAATGAAGGTGGAACCATGGCTGCGTCTTCATATTCTCCACCAATTGAAAATATTAGTCCCCTGCCTGATCAAAGTTCAAG TGGATCAAGAAAGgacattgaaaatgaaaatgttgtACAAGATGATGGAGATGAAGTACGGCCTCCATTACCGGTGATAAGGGAGGCTCTTTATGACGATGCTATGTTGTATGG AGTATCAAGAGGAGGATATCCTTCACATGAAGCAAGTTCTTTAGTTGCATTCCgtaattttgatgatgagatgaAACGCCCAGGGATTTGGGAATCAGAAAAAGGTGCTACATCTACGGCAGAAAATTCTCGAGATAATCTTGCTTCGTTATATCGGCCTCCATTTGCTTTAATGCACCATGGACCTTTTGAAAAG GCAAAAGTTGCTGCTGCAGGTCAGGATAAATGGCTCCTGGTAAACTTGCAATCCACCACAGAATTCAGCTCACATATG CTTAATCGGGATACATGGGCAAATGAAGCTGTGGCGCAAACTATTAGTACAAATTTCATCTTCTGGCAG GTATATGATGATACAAGTGAGGGCAAGAAAGTCTGCACCTACTACAAATTGGATTCTATTCCTGTGGTTCTTGTGATTGACCCCATCACAGGCCAAAAGATGCGCTCATGGTGTGGAATGATTCAACCAGAGCGTTTGCTGGAG GATCTATTACCATTCATGGATGGTGGCCCCAAGGATCATCACGTCACTCTATCTCATAAACGTCCAAGAGAAAGCTCTCTGACTCCTCCCCAGAAAATTCAAG ATGAAACtaatgaagaagatgaggaaGTGCAATTGGCATTGGCAGCCTCTATGGCAAGCATGAAAGACCCTAGTGGATTGACTTCCAAGGAAAAAGATGTAACCACTACTGACAAGAAGGAAGAGATGTGTTCAGCTAAGAAGCCTGAATATCCTCCTCTGCCCGAAGAACCCAAGGGTGATAGGAACCTTCTTTGCAGGGTTGGAGTCCGTCTCCCAGATGGCCGCCGGATCCAGAGAAATTTCTTACGTACTGACCCAATACAG TTGCTTTGGTCGTTCTGCTATTCTCAACTTGAGGAAGTGGTTTCACGGCCGTTCCACTTGACCCAGGCAATACCAGGTGCTTCACAGAATCTGGACTATGATAGAGAATTAACCTTTGAAGAGTCAGGACTTGCAAACTCTATGATCTCGGTTACATGGGAATGA
- the LOC100247740 gene encoding plant UBX domain-containing protein 7 isoform X1: MESILSADKQSMVSSFLEIAVGQSADTARQFLQATSWKLEEAIQLFYVGNEGGTMAASSYSPPIENISPLPDQSSSGSRKDIENENVVQDDGDEVRPPLPVIREALYDDAMLYGVSRGGYPSHEASSLVAFRNFDDEMKRPGIWESEKGATSTAENSRDNLASLYRPPFALMHHGPFEKAKVAAAGQDKWLLVNLQSTTEFSSHMLNRDTWANEAVAQTISTNFIFWQVYDDTSEGKKVCTYYKLDSIPVVLVIDPITGQKMRSWCGMIQPERLLEDLLPFMDGGPKDHHVTLSHKRPRESSLTPPQKIQVAADETNEEDEEVQLALAASMASMKDPSGLTSKEKDVTTTDKKEEMCSAKKPEYPPLPEEPKGDRNLLCRVGVRLPDGRRIQRNFLRTDPIQLLWSFCYSQLEEVVSRPFHLTQAIPGASQNLDYDRELTFEESGLANSMISVTWE, translated from the exons ATGGAGAGCATTCTCTCAGCTGACAAGCAAAGCATGGTCTCCTCCTTTCTGGAGATTGCCGTGGGTCAGTCCGCCGACACAGCTAGGCAGTTCTTGCAG GCTACAAGCTGGAAACTAGAGGAAGCTATTCAGCTGTTCTATGTTGGGAATGAAGGTGGAACCATGGCTGCGTCTTCATATTCTCCACCAATTGAAAATATTAGTCCCCTGCCTGATCAAAGTTCAAG TGGATCAAGAAAGgacattgaaaatgaaaatgttgtACAAGATGATGGAGATGAAGTACGGCCTCCATTACCGGTGATAAGGGAGGCTCTTTATGACGATGCTATGTTGTATGG AGTATCAAGAGGAGGATATCCTTCACATGAAGCAAGTTCTTTAGTTGCATTCCgtaattttgatgatgagatgaAACGCCCAGGGATTTGGGAATCAGAAAAAGGTGCTACATCTACGGCAGAAAATTCTCGAGATAATCTTGCTTCGTTATATCGGCCTCCATTTGCTTTAATGCACCATGGACCTTTTGAAAAG GCAAAAGTTGCTGCTGCAGGTCAGGATAAATGGCTCCTGGTAAACTTGCAATCCACCACAGAATTCAGCTCACATATG CTTAATCGGGATACATGGGCAAATGAAGCTGTGGCGCAAACTATTAGTACAAATTTCATCTTCTGGCAG GTATATGATGATACAAGTGAGGGCAAGAAAGTCTGCACCTACTACAAATTGGATTCTATTCCTGTGGTTCTTGTGATTGACCCCATCACAGGCCAAAAGATGCGCTCATGGTGTGGAATGATTCAACCAGAGCGTTTGCTGGAG GATCTATTACCATTCATGGATGGTGGCCCCAAGGATCATCACGTCACTCTATCTCATAAACGTCCAAGAGAAAGCTCTCTGACTCCTCCCCAGAAAATTCAAG TGGCTGCAGATGAAACtaatgaagaagatgaggaaGTGCAATTGGCATTGGCAGCCTCTATGGCAAGCATGAAAGACCCTAGTGGATTGACTTCCAAGGAAAAAGATGTAACCACTACTGACAAGAAGGAAGAGATGTGTTCAGCTAAGAAGCCTGAATATCCTCCTCTGCCCGAAGAACCCAAGGGTGATAGGAACCTTCTTTGCAGGGTTGGAGTCCGTCTCCCAGATGGCCGCCGGATCCAGAGAAATTTCTTACGTACTGACCCAATACAG TTGCTTTGGTCGTTCTGCTATTCTCAACTTGAGGAAGTGGTTTCACGGCCGTTCCACTTGACCCAGGCAATACCAGGTGCTTCACAGAATCTGGACTATGATAGAGAATTAACCTTTGAAGAGTCAGGACTTGCAAACTCTATGATCTCGGTTACATGGGAATGA